GGCGTCAGATTTGCGAACGCGCCACTTGCGCAGGCGACACGGCGGACAAATCTTGGCCTGCGCAAATCCAAACAACAAAGAGGAGGACGAGTCATGGCGAAGGCAAAAGCAGCAAAGAAGAAAACGGCGCGGTCGGCCCAAGTCGTGCCGGTACACGCTACCCCAGTGGAGCGGGTCGTGGTCGATCCGTTCGAGCGATTCGTGGAGCGATTTTTCTCCGACTTTCCGCGCCTGCCGTGGCCCCGCATCGAATGGCCGGAGGTGTGGCGGCCGTTGCGGGAATTCGAGCTCAAGGTACCGGCGGTGGACGTCTACGAGGAAGGCGACGACCTAGTCGTCAAAGCCGAACTTCCCGGGCTTACGAAAGACCAGATCGACATCAGCCTCACCGACAAAACCCTCACCATCAAAGGGGAGAAGCAGCGAAGCGAGGAGGTGAAAGAAAAAGACTACTACCGTAGCGAGCGGACCTTCGGCTCCTTTACGCGCACCATCACCCTACCGGTGGAGGTGAAGGCCGACGCGGCTACCGCCACCTTGAAGGACGGCGTGCTGGAAATCCGCTTGCCCAAAACGGAAGAACCTGGAAAGCGGCCTCGCAAAATCGAAGTGCAGGCTGCTTGACGGCAACCAAGTCCGACGCACCCGGCGTGGGAACCGCTCGCTCGGGCGAGCGGTTCCACGCCGGCTCGAAATGTGTCATGATCCACGTGGCGTGACGAGACAGCCTGTCGGTCGGAACCTCGCGTTGGACGATTAGGCACCGCAGCGATGCCGAGGAAGGCGCCATGAAACAAAGCGAAATACTCAAACTGGCCAAGGAACTCCGCAAACAACGCGCGGCACTTCTGCGCGCTGTGGCGGACACAGAGGCGGACCTCGCCGCAATCACGGAGGAGCGCGAGTCGGAAATCGAAGAGCTCGCCCAAGAGGAACGTGCGGCGCGGCTCTATGACCGCTTGCAAGAGCACGAGCGGCGCGAGATTGCCGCCATCGATGCCGCTTTGCAGCGCATGTCCGAAGGTACCTATGGGATTTGTATAGACTGCGGTGCCCGAATCCCCCTCCCCCGCCTCCGCGCACTGCCTACCACACCATATTGCGTGGACTGCGCCGAACGGCACGAACGAGAGGCACCCGAAGCCGCCGTCGAGGAGGAAGAACCGCCTCGCAAAGGCGTCCTCCCTGGGGACCTGGAGTTACTTTCCGACCGCGAACTCGAAGAGGCCTTGCGGGAGACGATTCGTGAAGACGGCCGCGTGGATATGGAAGAGTTACGGGTCGTCGCTCGGCACGGCGTGGTATACCTGGACGGAGCCCTGCCGAGCGAAGTGGAACATCAGATCCTGCTCAAACTCCTCACCGATATCGCGGGCATCAAAGAAATCGTGGATCGGCTCCAAATCAACGAAATTCTTTGGGAGCGGGAGGACCGCGAGAAACCCGCACCCCATCCCGTCATGGAAATTCGGCCCGAGCCGCCGTCCACCGAAGACGTCGTGGAGGCGGAAGAGGAAGGCAAAGAATACAACCCACCCGCCGAACCGTTGCCGGACGAAGACTGAACCCTTTGCGCCTCAGGGTAGCAGGCTTGGTTGCGCCAGGTGGGCACACCCGCCGAAGCGTCTCCCCTCGGGACCCGACGGCTGTAACGAAGAGGCAATCCCCGCTGCGTTCTAGTCCCGTTTCGAGATCGCCCCGCGCGAGGCAGGCGAAACTCACCCCACGAGGAGCTGATTTGCGGACAAGTAACGGGCTGTACGCGCGGAGGTGTATGCTGCGGCAGCGCCGAGCGTGTCGCCCTGGGCGCCGATCACTCTCCAGTGACCGCCCCGGCCCGAACGCGACCGGCGCATGTGACCGACGCTTCCCTCGATTGATCCGTTCGCCTGTGGTCCGGTTCGGTAGCTCGTTCGGAGACCGCCGATCTCGACGCCGGCTCGATTGCCTGCCGTCCCCGCCCGCACTAGACTGGAGGCCATGAATCCCTACCGCAGCCGGATCACCACGCAAGGCCGACACATGGCTGGAGCGCGCGCGCTCTGGCGTGCGACGGGCATGCAGGATGCGGATTTCCACAAGCCCATTGTCGCCATAGCCAACAGCTTCACCCAATTCGTTCCTGGTCACGTTCACTTGCACGACGTCGGGCAGCGGTTGAAAAAAGTGATTGACGCGGCCGGCGGCTGGGGTGTCGAATTCAACACGATTGCCGTGGACGACGGCATCGCCATGGGTCATGGGGGAATGCTGTACTCGCTACCCAGCCGAGACCTCATCGCGGACAGCGTCGAATACATGGTGCAAGCGCATGTAGCGGACGCACTCGTGTGCATCTCGAACTGCGACAAGATCACTCCGGGAATGCTCATGGCCGCCATGCGCCTCAACATCCCCACGATCTTCGTTTCCGGCGGCCCCATGGAAGCCGGCACATCCGCAGGAACGCACGACGCCCACGGCAATCCTTTACCGCCGCGCAAACTCGATCTGATCGATCCGATGATTGCTGCGGGGGATGACCGCGTGAGCGACGAAGAGTTGCTGGAAATGGAGCGCTCGGCCTGCCCGACTTGTGGCTCGTGCTCGGGCATGTTCACGGCGAACAGCATGAATTGCCTGAACGAGGCCCTGGGGATGGCCTTGCCCGGAAACGGCACGATCGTAGCCACCCACGCCGCGCGGTGGCAATTGTTCGAGACCGCGGGCCGGCTCATCGTGGAGATGGCGCGCCGCTATTACGAGCAAGGCGATACCAGCGTACTGCCCCGCAGCATCGCCACGTTCGAAGCTTTCGAGAATGCCATGACGCTCGACATCGCCATGGGCGGCTCGACCAACACCGTGCTCCACATCCTGGCCATTGCGCACGAAGCTGGCGTGCCGTTCACGATGAGCGACATCGATCGCCTATCGCGGCGGGTACCCAATATTTGCAAGGTCGCTCCTTCGTCGCACTACCATGTCGAGGACGTCAACCGCGCCGGCGGAATTTTCACGATCCTCGGCGAGCTCGACCGCGCTGGCTTGATCCACCGGCACGTTCCCACCGTACACAGCCGCACCATGGGTGAGGCGATTGACGCAAACGACGTGCGCCGCCCCACCGCTACGGCAGAGGCCCGCCAACGCTCGCTCGCGGCGCCGGGCGGCGTGCGCACCACGGTGGCCTTTTCGCAGGCAACATACTACGCAGAGTTGGACAACGACCGCTCCCACGGTTGCATTCGCAGCGTGGAACACGCCTATAGCCAGGATGGCGGACTCGCCGTGTTGTACGGCAATTTGGCACCGGACGGCTGCATCGTGAAGACCGCTGGGGTAGACGAATCCATCTGGGTCTTCGAAGGGCCGGCCAGAGTGTTCGAATCCCAAGAAGATGCGTGCCAAGCCATCCTTAACGATCGAATTCGACCTGGAGACGTAGTCGTGATTCGCTACGAGGGGCCGAAGGGCGGGCCGGGTATGCAAGAAATGCTGTACCCGACTTCCTACATCAAGGCAAAGCAGCTCGGGAAAGCATGCGCGCTCGTCACCGACGGGCGTTTCAGTGGCGGCACCTCGGGGCTCAGCGTCGGCCACGTTTCGCCGGAAGCGGCCGAAGGGGGTACGATTGCTCTTGTCCGCGATGGCGACCGCATCCGCATCGATATTCCCAAACGAAAGATCGAACTGCTGGTGGACAAAGGCGAACTCAAACAGCGGCGCGTGGCGGAGATCGAACGCGGGCCAGCCGCCTGGAGCCCGCAAAACCGCCAACGGGTGGTGTCTCCCGCCTTACAAGCCTACGCGCTGCTGACCACCAGTGCGGCTCGCGGTGCGGTACGCGATTTGAGCCAAGTGCGTCGCAACGGGCGCCGCTCTGCGAGCAACGGCCGGCGAAGCAGTCGTTAACTCAGCCGCGCGAGTCACCCACGTTCGGCCCTGCCGTCCGCCACACCTCCCTCGGGTGTTGTTGTCCGGAGCCCACCGGCAGATGGCGAAAATCTCTCCATCGTGCCGAAACGGCCACCCGCCGTGCCAGCGAATCTGCCCCGGCGGCGCCGCCGAACCCGGCGACTTTCACCGGCTCTGGTGCATCGCCAGGCGATCCTTGCCTCTCCGTAGGCGCCCACCTTTCGACTCCGAAGAGGGGAAACGGAGAGGGAGGGATTCGAACCCTCGGTAGAGTTTTAGCCCTACACACGCTTAGCAGGCGTGCGCCTTCGACCTCTCGGCCACCTCTCCAAGCGTCGGATTGCGGCCTTGCTTACCTTTCCCCATGACCGGCTGCAACTCTCCGCTGCTGCACGAGCGCGCGCAAGTACAGCGCATCCTGAACCGCAGCCGCCTCCACGTCGTTATTGAAGTACGCGTAACACGCCTTCCCGGCGCGCGCTTGCGCCCGCAGCCAGCGCGCCCAACGGCGTAGCCGCGGGCGGCTGTAGCGTCCCGCATAGCCGGGGATCGGGCCGTGGAAGCGCACGTACACGGCTGGGCCGACGCGCACCCGCGGCACGCGGAGACCCGGAAAGTCATGGACCACGAAAACGGCTCCAGCCTCCGCCAAGAGCTGGCGTACCCGCGGCTCGAACCAGCTCGGATGGCGGAATTCGAACGCATGCACATGACCGGGCGGCAATTGCGTCAAAAACGCGGCCAGCCGCTCGACGTTGCACTTCCACCCGGGAGGCAACTGATACAGGACAGGTCCGAGATGTTCGCCGAGCTCGGAAATTGTCCGAAAAAACTGATCGAGAATACGTTCGACTTCGTGCAGTTTCTTGCGGTGCGTGAGAAAGCGATTTGCCTTCACCGCAAACAGGAAGCCGGGCGGGGCCATTGCCCGCCAGTGGCGCACTACCTCGGGCGTCGGCATGCGGTAAAAGGTGCTGTTGATCTCGACGGTGTCGAAGTGTTGCGCGTAAAAGGGAAAGTACTGGTTGGCGGGCAAGCCTTCCGGGTAAAAGCGTCCCCGCCACCCCGTGTACTGCCAACCAGAACAACCGACGTAGATGGGCGCTAACGACTCGGCTGCCATATCCCCGCAATCGCCGCACCACAATCCGGGCAGCGGCCGTCTGCAATGCGGTTCGCCAGCAGCGTGAAGCCATATCGCCCCACGAGCAACGCGTGACACTCGGGGCAATATGTGTTCTCGCCGCCTTCGCCCGGCACGTTTCCCTCGTACACGAAACGCAACCCCGCTGCGATGCCGATTTCCCGCGCGCGGCGCAAGGTGGCAACGGGCGTGCGCGGGCGGTCGAGCAGCCGGTAGGTGGGGTAAAACTGGGTGACGTGCCAGGGCAGATCACGATCCACACTGGCCAAAAATTCGGCAATGGCCCGCAGCTCCTCGTCGCTGTCGTTGTGCTGCGGGATCACCAGCGTCGTCACCTCCACCCACACCCCGAGCGACTTGTAGCGGCGAATGTTCTCCAACACGGGTGCCAGGCGCGCTCCCGTCATTTGCTTGTGCGCCGTGTCGCGAAAACTCTTGAGGTCAATGTTGGCCGCATCGAGGTACGGAGCGATCGTCTCCAGCGCTTCCTTGCCGATGTAACCATTGGTCACGAACACGTTCCGCAACCCGCGGCTGTGGGCCAGCCGAGCGGTATCGAGCGCAAACTCGTAGAAAATCGTCGGCTCGGTGTAGGTGTACGAAATGCTGCGGCATCCGCTGCGTAGCGCGGCATTGACGACCTCTTCGGGACTGACATCTTCGCCCGGAATGCGCGCGCCCGCCTCACGCAGGGTCAAGCACAGCACTTCAGGGTCGTCACCCGCGCCATCGTCACTCCCGGCCGTGACCACGCCTTTTTCTTTCGGTGCCTGCGAGATTTCGTAGTTTTGGCAGTGCAGACAGCGGAAATTGCATCCGACGGTGGCGATCGAGTACGACAACGACCCAGGGAGAAAGTGAAACAGAGGTTTCTTCTCGATCGGGTCAACGTGCCGGGCCACCAGCCGGCCGTACACCAGGGTAAACAGTTTCCCTTCGACATTGACCCGCACCCCGCAAGCGCCGCGCCGGCCGCGCGAAATCTTGCAGTCGAGGGCGCACAAGGTGCACCGGACCTTGCCATCGGGAAGAGGGTGCCAAAACAGTGCCTCGCGAACGGAGCTCATCACGGACCCCTGGCTTCCCTATACGGCACACTCGCGGCATTCGGCTAGGGCGGCATCATCCACCAACGAGAGAACCTGCCCGGGACGGCTTCCGTAACGGTACACAGTGATTCCCTTCAAGCGGTACTCGCGCGCCAGTAGGTAAATCGAACGCACTTGCTCGGGCGTTGCATCTGCGGGGAGGTTGATGGTCTTCGAAACCGCCGCATCAATGTAGGCCTGGAACTGCGACTGCATCCGCAAGTGCCACTCTGGGGCAATTTCCAGCGCAGTGGGGAAACGCCGGCGGATTTCTTCCGGCAGATCCGACAAATCGCGGATCCGGCCGTGGGCCAAAACATGGTCGCGGACCTGCGGACCACGCTCTCCCAGCTCCTCGATGAGGCGTTCCACTGCCGGGTGAATTTCCATGAAGTGGCGGCCATCGAGGAGCCGGCGACACACCGCCAGCGCAAACAACGGCTCGATCCCGCTGGAAACCCCGGCAATCAGGCTGATCGTACCCGTAGGCGCGATGCAGGTCACGGTAGCGTTGCGCAATGCGCGGTAGCCCACGGCCGGCCAGATGCTTTCCGGAAAAGCGGGAAACGAACCCCGTGCCTTGCCCAGCTCCACCGACGCAATGCGAGCCTCGATACTGAGAAAGGTGACGATGTCGCCGGCCAACGAGACCGCCTCGATCGAGTCGTACGGGATGCCCAAGTCGATCAGCAAGTCGGCAAAACCCATCACACCGAGGCCGATTTTGCGCGTGCGTCGTGTGGCCGCCTCGATCTCGGGCGTGGGGTGAGCTGTTGCATCGATCACATTGTCGAGAAAAACGACGGCGTCCTGAATGGCTTCGCGCAGCGCGGGCCAATTCAAGTCGTTGCCCGCGCAAAAGCGCGGCAGGTTGATGGACGCGAGCACGCACGACTCGTTCGCGAGCAACGGCTGCTCCCCGCAGGGATTGGTAGCCTCGATGGTTCCGAGTGCGGGCACGGTGTGGTGCTTGTTGATCTCGTCGAGGAAGATCAGCCCCGGGTCTCCGCACTGCCAAGCGGCCTGGGCCATATGGTCGAGAAGTTCTCGTGGATCCACGTGGCGAACGATCTGACCGGTCCGCGGATTCACCAGAGGAAAAGGCTCGTTGCGGTCGTAGGCATCAAAGAACCCCTGGGTCATCCCGACACTAATATTGAAGTTTTCCAAACGCCCCGGAGCGAGCTTGGCCCGGATGAACTCCTCGATATCCGGATGGGAAACGCGCAACACGCCCATGTTCGCGCCGCGTCGGCGACCGCCCTCGCGGATCACTGCGGTGGTGTGATCAAAAAGTTCCATGAACGAAACAGGCCCCGAAGTGATTCCCCCGGTGGACCGCACCCGGTCCCCGCGCGGGCGCAAGGAACTGAACGAAAAGCCCGTGCCCCCTCCGGTTTGGTGAATTTTCGCCATATGCCACAAGGTGGCAAAAATCGAGTCGAGAGTGTCCTCGAGCGGCAGCACAAAGCACGCTGCGAGCTGTCCATTCGGCAACCCAGCGTTCATCAGGGTGGGCGAGTTGGGTAGAAACTCCAGGCGGATCAAGCGATGGTAAAATCGCTCTTCCCACTCTTCCGCGGATTCACCGTACAGTGTCGCCGGCGCGGCCACCGCTCGTGCGACCCGGCGCAGCATCCCGGCAGGATCTTCGATCAGCTCGCCGCTCTCGTTCCGCAACAGATACCGCTCTTCCAAAACGGCCAACGCGGCGGGGGAAAAGCGAGGCTCCATTGTGGCTCCTTTTCGGAAAGAGGCTCTGGGATTTCAGCTACGGGATTCGAGAAATCTCTGCAAGTCGCCGCAAAGAAACATTGCGTCCCCGAGCGCTTTTTCCACCCCGAGGCTGACGTTAACGACAACAACCGTCGCCAGGAGTAAAGTCTCGCCTTATGTACGAGATTCGCGTCAAGCGGGCCTACGACCCGCCCGCACCCACCGACGGGTTCCGCGTTTTGGTGGACCGACTGTGGCCGCGCGGCCTGAAAAAAGAAACGGCCCGAATTGACCTGTGGCTCCAGGATATCGCTCCGAGCGACCGCCTGCGGCGGTGGTTTGGTCATGACCCGAAGCGGTTTCCAGTGTTTCGCGAACGCTACCGGCGGGAACTCGAACAAAACACCGATGCCCTACGCCAGCTCCTCGACGTGGCCCGCAGCCATCCGGTGGTGACTTTGCTGTACGGCACGCGCGACCCCTTGCACAATCAGGCCGTCGTGCTGCGCGAATTTGTGCGGGAGCAATTGGCGCGACAGTCGCACACGCGCCGGCAGCCATAACCGGCAGCGGGCTCGCCGGGGCGCTGGCCACGGTATCCTCCACGACCCGGCTGGCCTTGTACTCCGCCCGCCTCTTTCCGACAATGAACCCATGAACGACCGCCGAGACGAACGCACGTGGTGGAAGGAGTTCCCCCTGCACGCCCCCACGGAAGAACACCGCCTCCTGTTGCAAACGCTAGAAGCCTTCGTGCGCGACGAGGTGGAACCACAAGCGCAAAGCTTCAATCGCGACGAACGGTTCAATCGTGCATTGTTCCAGCGCGCGGGAGAGCTCGGATTACTGGGACTGACGGTTCCCGTCGAAGAAGGCGGTGCCGGTCTCGACGCTACCGCCACAGTGCTCGTGCACGAGGCCTTGTCGTGGTCCGATCCTGGCTTTTGCTTGGCTTACCTGGCCCACGCCGTGCTGTTCGTGCACAACTTTGCCACTAACGCCAACCCCGAACAAAAACGGCGCGTACTTCCCAAAGTCATCTCCGGCGAATGGATCGGCGGCATGTGCATGACCGAACCCGAGGCCGGCACCGATGTGCTCGGGATGCGCAGCACGGCCGAGCGCCGGGGGGATCACTACGTGCTCAACGGGCGCAAGATGTTCATCACCAATGGGGCAGTGGACGATCATACGCTCGGAGACGTGTTTCTCGTCTACGCCAAGACCGGAGGAAAGATCAGCACCTTCCTCGTGGAGAAAGGTTTTCCTGGATTTTCTCTGGGCCAGCGCCTCCACGACAAGCTGGGCATGCGTGCCTCGATGACCGCCGAGCTCGTGTTCGACCAGTGCGCGGTGCCCGTTGCGAACCTCATCGGCCAAGAGGGCGAGAGCCTGCAACACATGATGCGCAACCTCGAAATCGAGCGTGTTGCCCTGGCCGGAATGTCCCTGGGCATCGCGATGCGTTGCTTGGAAACGATGGTGCACTATGCCAACGAACGCAAGGCGTTTGGCGTACCGCTGCGCGAACACGGACAAATTCAACGCTACATCGGCGATTCCTACGCCGAATTCCGCGCTGCCCGAAGTTACGTGTACGATGTCGCCCGCCGACTCGACTTGCGCTCGCTCGGCAACCGTGCGGACGCGGACGGCGCCAAACTCTTTGCCGCTCGTGTCGGCAAGGAGATTGCGGATCGCGCCATTCAAGTGCTGGGCGGCTACGGGTATATGGGTGAGTATGTCGTGGAGCGCTTGTGGCGCGACGCCAAGCTCATCGAAATTGGCGGCGGCACCCTGGAGGCGCACCAGAAAAATATCACCAAGGACCTCTGCCGTGCTCCGGAATGGATCCGGCGTTAGGCCAGTGCGCCAGCGCGACCTCATCCTACCCTCCACGCTCGTGCTCCTCTTTGCATCGGGCGCCTTGCTCGTCGCCGAGTACGCGCCCCGTACGGCCTGGGCGGACCCGGCTGTGCGGTTCTTCTTCGCGGGCGACGGCCGCCTGAGCCTCGTTCACGGCCATTTCGAAGAGCATCTCGACGTCCGGTATCGCCGTGCGGACGGTTCGTACGATCCGGCGGCGCGCGCGGCCATTGATCGCTTCTTCCGCTCGCGAGGCGACGGTAAAGTCGAAGCGATCCCGCTGCGGCTGATCGAGCTGCTCTCCTACATTCAATCCCGTTACCGGCTGCGCCGCATGGTGCTGCTTTCCGGATACCGCAGTCCCGAGTTCAACGAGGCCTTGGGAACGCAAGGGCAAGCGGTGGCTCTAGCCTCGTTGCACACGCAGGCGCTCGCCGCCGACCTGGCCATTCCCGACGCCGACCTGCGCAAACTGTGGCTGCGCTTACGCGCAGAGGGGGTCGGCGGGGTCGGCCTGTACGCATCGCAACGCTTCCTGCACATTGACGTGGGTCCAGTGCGCTTCTGGGAGGAGACGACATCACGAGTGAGCGAGAAACTTTCGGCCGGCAACGCGCGCATTTTCGCTCGGAGCGATTTCGACCGTTACCCCTCGCTCGACGGAGCCCGCATCACGTTGCACAGCGTCACGGCATTCCCCCTGCGCATTGCCCGCCACATCGAAGGGGAGGCACACGGTCACGTCTTCGAAGCCCAGGTGGTGCCGTTGCAACCGCAACTCGACCGTGAGGGCGACTGCTGGGTGATCCGAGAGCCTTCCGCACGCTACGAATTCGAGGTGCGTGGAACCCCCACCGTTCCCCTCGAACTCCATGGCCGGCGAATCGCCCTGCGTCTCGTTACGTGCAGCCCGCGGGTCGAACGCACGCCCGAGAACATTCCGACGAACACGATCGAGATTCGCTAGGGCGCGGGAAGCACCAGCGGTGCCAGCAACGCCACCCCGGCCACCACCGCCGCGATGCCGGCGAGATCGAGCAGCGCACCATAGCGGATCATAAAGGTGAGAGGGACTCGGCCGGAGCTGTACACGATGGCGTTCGTGGGCGTGGACACGGGCAACAAAAATCCCAGCGATGCCGCCATCGTCGCACCCAGAGCCGGCAGCGTCGGGTTCGTGCCGGCGGCCTGAGCGAATGCAATCGCTACCGGCACCACCATGTTGGCAGCGCTGGTGTTGCTCGTGGCCTCGGACAAAGCCGTAGCCGCCATCGTCGCAGTGAATAACAAACCAAG
This sequence is a window from Candidatus Binatia bacterium. Protein-coding genes within it:
- the ilvD1 gene encoding dihydroxy-acid dehydratase 1, with product MAGARALWRATGMQDADFHKPIVAIANSFTQFVPGHVHLHDVGQRLKKVIDAAGGWGVEFNTIAVDDGIAMGHGGMLYSLPSRDLIADSVEYMVQAHVADALVCISNCDKITPGMLMAAMRLNIPTIFVSGGPMEAGTSAGTHDAHGNPLPPRKLDLIDPMIAAGDDRVSDEELLEMERSACPTCGSCSGMFTANSMNCLNEALGMALPGNGTIVATHAARWQLFETAGRLIVEMARRYYEQGDTSVLPRSIATFEAFENAMTLDIAMGGSTNTVLHILAIAHEAGVPFTMSDIDRLSRRVPNICKVAPSSHYHVEDVNRAGGIFTILGELDRAGLIHRHVPTVHSRTMGEAIDANDVRRPTATAEARQRSLAAPGGVRTTVAFSQATYYAELDNDRSHGCIRSVEHAYSQDGGLAVLYGNLAPDGCIVKTAGVDESIWVFEGPARVFESQEDACQAILNDRIRPGDVVVIRYEGPKGGPGMQEMLYPTSYIKAKQLGKACALVTDGRFSGGTSGLSVGHVSPEAAEGGTIALVRDGDRIRIDIPKRKIELLVDKGELKQRRVAEIERGPAAWSPQNRQRVVSPALQAYALLTTSAARGAVRDLSQVRRNGRRSASNGRRSSR
- a CDS encoding AmmeMemoRadiSam system radical SAM enzyme encodes the protein MSSVREALFWHPLPDGKVRCTLCALDCKISRGRRGACGVRVNVEGKLFTLVYGRLVARHVDPIEKKPLFHFLPGSLSYSIATVGCNFRCLHCQNYEISQAPKEKGVVTAGSDDGAGDDPEVLCLTLREAGARIPGEDVSPEEVVNAALRSGCRSISYTYTEPTIFYEFALDTARLAHSRGLRNVFVTNGYIGKEALETIAPYLDAANIDLKSFRDTAHKQMTGARLAPVLENIRRYKSLGVWVEVTTLVIPQHNDSDEELRAIAEFLASVDRDLPWHVTQFYPTYRLLDRPRTPVATLRRAREIGIAAGLRFVYEGNVPGEGGENTYCPECHALLVGRYGFTLLANRIADGRCPDCGAAIAGIWQPSR
- the ivd gene encoding isovaleryl-CoA dehydrogenase; amino-acid sequence: MNDRRDERTWWKEFPLHAPTEEHRLLLQTLEAFVRDEVEPQAQSFNRDERFNRALFQRAGELGLLGLTVPVEEGGAGLDATATVLVHEALSWSDPGFCLAYLAHAVLFVHNFATNANPEQKRRVLPKVISGEWIGGMCMTEPEAGTDVLGMRSTAERRGDHYVLNGRKMFITNGAVDDHTLGDVFLVYAKTGGKISTFLVEKGFPGFSLGQRLHDKLGMRASMTAELVFDQCAVPVANLIGQEGESLQHMMRNLEIERVALAGMSLGIAMRCLETMVHYANERKAFGVPLREHGQIQRYIGDSYAEFRAARSYVYDVARRLDLRSLGNRADADGAKLFAARVGKEIADRAIQVLGGYGYMGEYVVERLWRDAKLIEIGGGTLEAHQKNITKDLCRAPEWIRR
- a CDS encoding heat-shock protein Hsp20; its protein translation is MAKAKAAKKKTARSAQVVPVHATPVERVVVDPFERFVERFFSDFPRLPWPRIEWPEVWRPLREFELKVPAVDVYEEGDDLVVKAELPGLTKDQIDISLTDKTLTIKGEKQRSEEVKEKDYYRSERTFGSFTRTITLPVEVKADAATATLKDGVLEIRLPKTEEPGKRPRKIEVQAA